One Spinacia oleracea cultivar Varoflay chromosome 4, BTI_SOV_V1, whole genome shotgun sequence DNA segment encodes these proteins:
- the LOC130471311 gene encoding protein DOG1-like 3 has translation MSSSFSSQVLNGSYHGHAPESFGGFFDTWLREKETDLEDLKAAIAYSESTRSCNESMRNRVRRIMGHYENYYRVKSESTKKYVLKMFSPPWMSNPEGSFLWIGGWRTSTTLYLLFSVAGIQFEARFGELLRGLRTATTGDQGDLSHSQLTQVNELQVQTICEEKDLTERLAAQQEIVADTSMVELSHIATELMRDSNSKSSGQVGTRSMNERVESTLDTKQRKFKEIQEKADDLRLRTLRNVVDILTPIQAVHFLIAAVVLHLRVHEWGMKKDAIAHSPQN, from the coding sequence ATGTCCTCATCCTTCTCTAGCCAGGTCCTCAACGGCTCGTATCACGGCCACGCACCCGAATCATTTGGCGGGTTTTTCGATACTTGGCTCCGTGAGAAAGAAACCGACCTTGAGGATCTCAAGGCCGCGATAGCCTACAGCGAGTCGACTCGATCTTGTAACGAGTCCATGCGTAATCGTGTGCGCCGAATTATGGGTCACTACGAGAACTACTACCGAGTCAAGTCCGAGTCAACGAAAAAATACGTCTTAAAGATGTTTTCCCCACCGTGGATGTCCAACCCCGAGGGATCCTTCCTTTGGATTGGTGGGTGGAGGACTAGTACGACACTCTACTTGTTATTCTCGGTGGCCGGAATTCAATTCGAGGCCAGGTTTGGAGAGCTGCTAAGGGGGCTGAGGACGGCCACTACCGGCGACCAGGGAGACCTCTCACACAGTCAACTCACCCAAGTTAACGAGTTGCAGGTCCAGACCATATGCGAAGAGAAAGACTTGACGGAACGCCTTGCTGCACAACAAGAGATCGTGGCTGACACGTCAATGGTCGAGCTATCACATATAGCTACTGAGTTAATGCGGGACTCTAACTCGAAAAGTTCAGGTCAAGTTGGGACTAGGTCAATGAATGAACGAGTCGAGTCGACTCTAGACACTAAACAGAGAAAGTTCAAGGAGATACAAGAGAAGGCTGATGATCTACGACTGAGAACTCTCAGGAATGTGGTGGACATTTTAACCCCAATCCAAGCCGTTCATTTCTTGATTGCAGCCGTTGTGCTTCATTTGAGGGTTCATGAATGGGGTATGAAGAAAGATGCTATTGCACATTCACCCCAAAATTAA